TGCCGGGTCGCGCCAACTCCCTGAGTTGTTCGGCACGCCTGGACTGTACTCGCTCGAGAGAGGCACCGGTCTGGCGTGCGAGCATGGTGTAAACCTGGGTGCGGTCCGCATTTTCATCCTGAACGATTTTTGCCTGAGCCTCATTCAGCGGGGCCAGTGCGGTCAGGTAGGCTTGATTGTTTTCGCCCACAAGCTGCTCAGACTTCATCTGGTCAATGGCTGGCAACCTCGCGGCCATGCGATCTTTGAGTTCGGCAGCGGATTGAGCGGATACGGAGACCGCAGTGAGCAGGAAAAGGCAGAGTGAAACAAGTTTCAATTTCATGATGGATTGTGGTTGAAAAGTGTGAATTTGCATGAGTGTGGCACTACAGGGTTATTCGCTCAGTTCCTGTGCCTGGGCATCAAGGTCGCCGAAGAAGTCATCGAGCGCACGATCCACTTTTACGTTGATATCCATGGTGATGTGAATCGGGTCAATCTTGTGCTGGGTCTTTACGCTGACGCATCCGGTCAGGGTAATGGCGGTCAACAGAACAAGGGAGAAGGTGCAAAAGGGTTTCATAGTTGTGTGGTAGAGATAGACGATGAGGTATTGTCCAACATTCATTATCGGTATTCAGATTTATGGATATGTCGAGTGCTGTTCCCGGGTTGTGCCAGAGGAAGGTTCAATTGACGGATGCCAGGCAAATGCATCGTGGAGGGTATGTGCTGCGCCCCAAACCGTTGGGGAGTCCTCTTCAGGGGTCTGCTTTGGATGAATCGCTTTGGATCAACAGCGACTGAATCCATCGTTGCGCATTGAAGGATCGGTTCAGCAAACCTGGCACCTCACCTGCGCGAATGTTGAGCTGGATGCGTTCGATGGGGATTTCGATCCGGGGATGATTGCTGTGCCCAGAAAGCACGACGGTGGAAGGTTCATCAAAGCGATCACTGGGCTGGATCTGAAGGGTCAGTTCGGTAAGCGTGAGATCGCGCAGGGCCTCATTTACATCAGCATCGATTTTTTTGGAGATTTGAATTTTGGGAATGTAGGGTGCGATGATTCCGTCTTTTGCGTAGCGAAGTGTGGCGGTGGTCTGAGGAGTGAGCCTGGCCTCGCCCTGTCCCCAGGTGATTTCGCCATTTTTGAGGCGAACTGGCAGAAAACCGTCAAGACGACCGTGAAGTTCCTCCCGAAAATCGGGGATCAGGGCAGTGAGTTGTGCGAGGTCGAGGTTTCGGAATTCGAGACGCAATTGAATCTCATCGTAGGGTGGACGGATGAACTCTTCGAATTTTACAGTCACCTGACCTCCGCAGAA
The DNA window shown above is from Puniceicoccaceae bacterium and carries:
- a CDS encoding YdbL family protein; the protein is MKLKLVSLCLFLLTAVSVSAQSAAELKDRMAARLPAIDQMKSEQLVGENNQAYLTALAPLNEAQAKIVQDENADRTQVYTMLARQTGASLERVQSRRAEQLRELARPGTRYQTVEGQWVTKE